One segment of Primulina tabacum isolate GXHZ01 chromosome 6, ASM2559414v2, whole genome shotgun sequence DNA contains the following:
- the LOC142549319 gene encoding SUPPRESSOR-OF-WHITE-APRICOT/SURP RNA-binding domain containing protein 1-like gives MDHQPHDYGAPITFSQQQRPSHVQQQRQYGFHPQHQQFPPSVHGSPFLPPHPSLQQFPYPRPLQQPQLYPHPPPHPHLHQQPPPTFLPHMPPHSVPLSFHGPYDSAPPPVPPPSDLELQKRIEKLVEYAVKNGPEFESVVREREHDNPAYSFLFGGEGHNYYRHKLWIATRHPSCHFNPPFPSSMPVMPPPNPMTSSSPMNAPNAGVVSAPTFGANHIQQPSFPPFCEQHPHQPFVGHVRPEYDQPYRPFKGLSRPLPSDVEIELNGVLNNLSGTKESIKSAKTWFMQRSTFAAALAEALRDRLFALDDSEGQLHIVYLANDILFDSLQRRGNPHELDNEAFAFKPVLGSMLARIYHNPQSKEENQSRLQKILHFWASKEVYDQDTIRALENEMTNGLPPSSFPGSHRDISAIAGGSASASGLHQVANHNLSQWQPDMHSSIPNISNQEYANKQVPPVPSVPTQQFHPTLVPSSGFAGSTPVPSVLQSSQPPPQLPTPGIVGEKPPPYPLFPPGLIPGMVRKMQIGSGVPYSPMSPLDIPIVIPPSNVSPSEILERVSKFFREIGEVNPSEGPMKSSESIDYQEYESDRELHVRKGGACIPPPPSLGVDPDTGNLADGSVERKPSSSSSTRLGLGATADPNGPSQYDDVYSSYRKQRSTNYHSSMSARASAR, from the exons ATGGACCACCAGCCGCATGATTATGGTGCTCCAATTACATTTTCTCAGCAGCAGCGACCGAGTCATGTTCAGCAGCAGCGACAGTATGGTTTTCACCCCCAGCATCAGCAATTTCCTCCATCTGTTCACGGTTCTCCTTTTTTGCCCCCTCATCCTTCTCTCCAACAGTTTCCTTACCCTCGGCCATTGCAGCAACCACAACTTTATCCTCACCCACCTCCCCACCCTCACCTTCATCAGCAGCCACCACCTACTTTTCTGCCACATATGCCTCCTCATTCTGTTCCTCTGTCTTTCCATGGACCATATGATTCTGCGCCACCCCCTGTTCCACCTCCATCTGATCTTGAACTGCAAAAGAGAATTGAAAAATTGGTTGAGTATGCTGTCAAAAATGGCCCGGAATTTGAATCTGTTGTTCGTGAAAGAGAGCATGATAATCCTGCTTACAGTTTCCTCTTTGGCGGTGAAGGCCATAATTACTACCGACATAAGCTCTGGATCGCAACAAGACATCCTAGCTGCCATTTTAACCCCCCTTTCCCATCTTCTATGCCAGTGATGCCTCCTCCAAATCCCATGACGAGTTCATCGCCTATGAATGCTCCAAATGCTGGAGTGGTCTCTGCTCCAACATTTGGTGCTAATCACATACAGCAACCTTCTTTTCCTCCATTCTGTGAACAACATCCTCACCAGCCTTTTGTTGGTCATGTTCGTCCTGAGTATGATCAGCCTTACCGGCCTTTTAAAGGTCTATCTAGACCCCTTCCCTCTGATGTTGAGATAGAGCTGAATGGTGTTCTTAACAATCTTTCTGGGACTAAGGAGTCAATAAAGAGTGCAAAGACTTGGTTTATGCAGAGATCTACTTTTGCAGCAGCTTTGGCCGAAGCACTCCGTGATAGGTTGTTTGCCTTGGATGATTCCGAGGGACAATTGCATATAGTTTACCTTGCGAATGACATTCTCTTTGACAG CTTGCAGAGGCGGGGCAATCCTCATGAGCTTGATAACGAGGCCTTTGCATTTAAGCCGGTTTTGGGTTCTATGTTGGCGAGGATATACCACAACCCACAGAGCAAGGAGGAAAACCAGTCACGACTTCAGAAAATTTTACATTTCTGGGCCTCCAAAGAAGTTTATGATCAGGATACTATACGTGCGCTAGAAAATGAGATGACAAATGGGCTGCCACCAAGCTCTTTTCCAGGTTCTCACAGAGACATATCTGCTATTGCAGGAGGATCTGCTTCTGCCTCAG GCCTACACCAGGTGGCAAACCATAATTTATCACAGTGGCAACCTGATATGCACAGCTCCATTCCCAATATATCAAATCAAGAATATGCAAATAAACAAGTTCCTCCGGTACCATCAGTACCAACTCAACAATTTCATCCCACTTTAGTCCCTTCCAGTGGGTTTGCAGGTTCTACCCCTGTCCCTTCTGTTTTACAGTCAAGTCAACCACCTCCCCAGCTACCTACTCCTGGCATAGTTGGGGAAAAACCGCCACCATATCCTTTGTTCCCTCCAGGCCTTATTCCAGGCATGGTAAGAAAGATGCAGATTGGTAGTGGGGTGCCGTACTCTCCGATGAGCCCTCTAGATATTCCAATCGTCATTCCGCCATCAAATGTTTCGCCGTCAGAAATTCTCGAGCGAGTGTCCAAGTTCTTTAGAGAGATTGGAGAGGTTAACCCCTCGGAGGGACCGATGAAGTCATCAGAATCAATAGATTATCAGGAATACGAATCTGATAGAGAGCTTCATGTTCGTAAGGGTGGAGCTTGCATTCCTCCACCTCCTAGTCTTGGTGTCGACCCCGATACCGGGAATCTTGCTGATGGAAGTGTTGAGCGAAAGCCCAGCTCAAGTAGTTCTACCAGATTGGGACTTGGGGCAACAGCTGATCCCAATGGGCCAAGTCAATATGATGATGTCTACTCATCTTATAGGAAACAGAGAAGCACCAATTACCATTCGTCCATGAGTGCAAGAGCTTCAGCAAGGTGA
- the LOC142549320 gene encoding stromal cell-derived factor 2-like protein: MACSFFALAIFLYFTLDSDYVSAPVSAASEGVQITYGSVIKLMHERTKFRLHSHDVPYGSGSGQQSVTGFPNVDDSNSYWIVRPAPDSNAKQGDTIKIGSLLRLQHMRTRKWLHSHLHASPISGNLEVSCFGTEGESDTGDYWSLEIEGSGKTWRQDQRVRIRHVDTGGYLHSHDKKYTRIAGGQQEVCGVREKRADNVWLAAEGVYLPVMESK; the protein is encoded by the exons ATGGCTTGTTCGTTTTTTGCTCTGGCGATTTTCCTGTACTTCACGCTGGACTCCGACTACGTATCCGCTCCTGTTTCCGCTGCTTCCGAAGGGGTTCAG ATTACCTACGGTTCTGTCATAAAGCTTATGCACGAGAGAACAAAATTTCGGCTGCATTCTCATGATGTACCTTATGGGTCTGGTAGTGGGCAGCAATCTGTTACTGGTTTCCCCAATGTCGATGATTCTAACAGCTATTGG ATTGTGAGGCCTGCACCAGATTCCAATGCAAAACAAGGTGACACGATCAAAATTGGGAGCCTTTTAAGGCTGCAACACATGAGGACTAGGAAATGGTTGCACAGCCACTTGCACGCATCCCCCATATCCGGCAATTTAGAG GTCAGCTGCTTTGGCACTGAGGGTGAGTCAGATACCGGCGATTACTGGAG tcttgAAATCGAGGGAAGTGGGAAGACTTGGAGGCAAGATCAGAGAGTAAGAATTCGTCATGTAGACACCGGTGGATACCTGCACAGTCATGACAAGAAATATACCCGTATAGCTGGTGGTCAGCAAGAG GTCTGTGGTGTCCGAGAGAAGCGTGCTGATAATGTTTGGTTAGCAGCAGAGGGCGTATATCTCCCAGTTATGGAAAGCAAGTGA